One genomic region from Spirulina subsalsa PCC 9445 encodes:
- a CDS encoding DUF4255 domain-containing protein: MSNYLAIATVTATLQKLLQSAIQGDVEGARVTTVRPDNLGSGAPESGVNVFLYQVTPNPVWANNVLPARQRRAEVVVKSQAPLDLFYLISFYGNDVELEPQRLLGSTIRTLEDKSVLTGRMIRDTIGDGSYPFLVTSDLAEQGEQIRIDSLTFELDELSNLWGTFFQAPYLLSIAYKVTVVLIDGEEPAAMPLPVRDRLLSAAPTDLRPYIESVISHRGRYEPIVTSSTLLINGKYLAYTNAQVKIAGQLITPQRISEKQAVLPLNSVVRDSLRAGLQSVQIIHPRPQRQSLFSGPKPPPEETPPPPPSGASEPTPPPIKTVESNVVGFILRPSIQSVTLDNIRGSEDDPRSGDVTVELDVLVGREQRFILVLNQQATGENEVSEYLFEAPQRAEVSRQVTVTVRDISPGGYLVRVMIDGAESPLQVDTNENSPTFRQYIAPSLIVP; the protein is encoded by the coding sequence ATGAGTAATTATTTAGCGATCGCAACCGTAACAGCTACACTCCAGAAACTCCTCCAGTCGGCGATTCAAGGCGATGTAGAAGGGGCGAGAGTCACTACGGTACGGCCGGACAATTTGGGCAGTGGTGCGCCAGAATCAGGGGTGAATGTGTTCTTATATCAAGTCACACCGAACCCCGTTTGGGCGAATAATGTGTTACCCGCCCGACAACGACGGGCTGAGGTGGTGGTGAAGTCTCAAGCGCCCTTGGATTTGTTTTATTTAATTAGTTTTTATGGCAATGATGTAGAACTTGAACCCCAACGCCTTTTAGGGAGTACCATTCGCACCTTAGAGGATAAATCTGTATTAACGGGGCGCATGATTCGGGACACCATTGGGGATGGCAGTTATCCCTTTTTGGTGACATCGGATTTAGCAGAACAGGGAGAACAGATTCGCATTGATTCCTTGACCTTTGAATTAGACGAGTTATCAAACCTTTGGGGGACTTTTTTTCAGGCTCCTTATTTGCTCTCGATTGCCTATAAAGTGACGGTGGTCTTGATTGATGGGGAAGAACCGGCCGCTATGCCTTTACCTGTGCGCGATCGCCTTCTCAGTGCCGCCCCCACGGATTTACGCCCCTATATTGAGTCCGTCATCTCCCACCGAGGGCGCTATGAACCCATTGTCACCAGCAGCACCCTGTTAATTAATGGCAAATATTTAGCCTATACCAACGCACAAGTTAAAATCGCTGGACAACTGATTACCCCCCAACGGATTAGCGAAAAACAGGCCGTTTTACCCCTAAATTCTGTGGTGCGGGACAGTCTCCGGGCAGGATTGCAAAGTGTGCAAATCATTCATCCTCGCCCCCAACGTCAATCCCTCTTTTCTGGCCCCAAACCTCCCCCCGAGGAAACCCCTCCGCCCCCTCCCTCCGGTGCTTCAGAACCTACTCCTCCTCCTATTAAAACCGTCGAATCCAATGTAGTGGGGTTTATCCTCCGTCCTAGTATTCAAAGCGTAACCCTTGACAATATTCGGGGCAGTGAGGATGATCCCCGTTCAGGAGATGTCACCGTAGAACTCGATGTTTTAGTGGGTCGAGAGCAGCGCTTTATTTTGGTGCTGAATCAACAGGCAACGGGAGAAAATGAGGTGTCAGAATACCTCTTTGAAGCCCCCCAACGGGCCGAGGTGAGTCGTCAGGTGACGGTGACGGTGCGGGACATTTCCCCGGGGGGTTATTTAGTGCGGGTGATGATTGATGGTGCCGAAAGTCCGCTCCAAGTTGACACGAATGAAAATAGTCCCACCTTCCGTCAATATATCGCCCCCTCCCTAATTGTTCCTTAA
- a CDS encoding methyltransferase domain-containing protein: MIKMQIEDRNYKVADYLARSHDFYSLNKYKLVMQWLPKQENLKVLNAGCGSGEMNLLLAQNPSWQVEAIDIDPEAISLSKQLKEYTGLHNLEVFHSSIEDFQPTVCYDIIVSNDVLEHIEDDVNALKILSSWLKPGGYLCISVPAFQFLFGYHDRMLGHYRRYSRQSLVNRVAEFLQVRRVRYFGCVLIPVVLFYSTWLQKPYPVQQVQKKSFLLECLQKMLAWEVRYGSPWGISLVLLARKPD, encoded by the coding sequence ATGATTAAAATGCAAATCGAAGACAGAAACTATAAAGTTGCGGATTATCTTGCTCGTTCCCATGATTTTTACAGTTTAAATAAGTATAAACTTGTGATGCAATGGCTTCCGAAGCAAGAGAATTTAAAGGTGTTAAATGCTGGTTGTGGTTCGGGGGAAATGAATCTGCTCCTTGCTCAAAATCCTTCTTGGCAGGTGGAGGCTATAGATATTGATCCAGAGGCGATTTCTTTATCAAAACAGTTAAAAGAATACACCGGGTTACACAATCTTGAGGTTTTTCACTCTAGTATTGAAGATTTTCAGCCAACAGTTTGTTATGATATTATTGTGTCTAATGATGTTTTAGAACACATTGAAGATGATGTTAATGCTTTAAAAATATTGTCTTCTTGGTTGAAGCCGGGGGGCTATTTATGTATCTCTGTCCCGGCGTTTCAGTTCTTATTTGGGTATCATGATCGGATGTTGGGTCATTATCGGCGATATAGTCGCCAGTCATTGGTGAATCGTGTGGCTGAGTTTTTACAGGTGCGTCGAGTTCGCTATTTTGGCTGTGTTTTAATTCCGGTTGTGTTGTTCTATAGCACTTGGTTACAGAAACCCTATCCGGTGCAACAAGTGCAGAAGAAGTCTTTTTTGCTTGAGTGTTTACAAAAAATGCTGGCTTGGGAGGTGCGTTATGGGAGTCCTTGGGGGATTTCTTTGGTGCTTTTAGCCAGAAAGCCCGATTGA
- the carB gene encoding carbamoyl-phosphate synthase large subunit produces MPRREDLQKILILGSGPIVIGQACEFDYSGTQACKALRQEGYEVVLVNSNPASIMTDPETADRTYIEPLTPDIVEQVLAKERPDALLPTMGGQTALNVAVTLAKTGVLERYGVELIGAKLDAIEKAEDRLLFKEAMQKIGVGVCPSGIAHNLTEAREIAQEIGSYPLIIRPAFTLGGTGGGIAYNQEEYEEMAQVGIDASPVSQILVERSLLGWKEYELEVMRDLADNVVIICSIENFDPMGVHTGDSITVAPAQTLTDKEYQRLRDASIKIIREIGVETGGSNIQFAVNPVDGDVIVIEMNPRVSRSSALASKATGFPIAKFAAKLAVGYTLDEIKNDITKQTPASFEPTIDYVVTKIPRFAFEKFPGTKPVLTTQMKSVGEAMAIGRTFQESFQKALRSLETGRFGFGCDSYGTETLPTLSQVRATLRTPNPERVFGIYDALKLGMTVEEIFELTAIDPWFLDKLSQLLVTERFLKQTSLPEITADQMWAVKQQGFSDRQIAVATKTNEDEVRRYRKGLGVIPVYKMVDTCAAEFAATTPYYYSTYERSESEVLPSDRAKVMILGGGPNRIGQGIEFDYCCCHASYALRDAGFETIMVNSNPETVSTDYDTSDRLYFEPLTKEDVLNIIEAESPQGIIVQFGGQTPLKLAVPLQKFLETYHSTQIWGTTPDSIDIAEDRERFEKILHELEIKQPPNGIARSYEEALAIANRITYPVVVRPSYVLGGRAMEIVYSDEELERYMTFAVQVEPDHPILIDKFLENAVEVDVDSITDHTGQVVIGGIMEHIEQAGIHSGDSACSLPYTSLSPTALDTIRGWTVRIAQALKVVGLMNIQYAVQGDTVYILEANPRASRTVPYVSKATGVPLARMASLVMSGQSLAELNFTEEPQLRHVAVKEAVLPFNKFPGADTLLGPEMRSTGEVMGIDQTFGKAFAKAEIAAGEKLPLSGTVFVSTNDRDKPLVVPIVKDFIELGFKIIATAGTYQVLKEQGVQAELVLKLHEGRPHVLDAIKNEQIQLIINTPSGQEAREDGILIRRTCLAYKIPLITTLAGAKATVSAIRILQTEPLGVKALQDYIY; encoded by the coding sequence ATGCCTCGTCGCGAAGACCTACAAAAGATCCTAATCCTCGGTTCTGGACCGATTGTTATTGGCCAAGCTTGTGAGTTTGACTACTCAGGGACCCAAGCTTGTAAAGCCTTGCGTCAGGAAGGATACGAGGTGGTGCTGGTAAATTCTAACCCGGCTTCCATTATGACGGACCCGGAAACGGCAGACCGCACTTATATTGAACCGTTGACTCCCGATATTGTGGAGCAGGTTTTAGCGAAAGAACGCCCGGATGCCTTATTGCCGACAATGGGGGGGCAAACGGCGTTAAACGTGGCGGTGACTCTGGCGAAAACGGGGGTTTTGGAACGCTACGGGGTGGAGTTAATCGGCGCGAAGTTGGACGCGATTGAGAAGGCCGAAGATCGTCTGTTGTTTAAAGAGGCGATGCAGAAAATTGGGGTGGGAGTTTGCCCTTCCGGGATTGCTCATAATTTAACGGAAGCGCGGGAAATTGCCCAAGAAATCGGCTCTTATCCCTTAATTATTCGCCCAGCCTTTACGTTAGGGGGAACAGGGGGCGGTATTGCCTACAACCAAGAAGAGTATGAGGAAATGGCTCAGGTGGGGATTGATGCGTCTCCGGTGAGTCAGATTCTGGTCGAGCGCTCCTTGTTGGGTTGGAAGGAGTACGAGCTAGAAGTGATGCGGGATTTAGCCGATAATGTGGTCATTATCTGTAGTATTGAGAACTTCGACCCGATGGGGGTTCATACGGGGGATTCCATTACGGTGGCTCCGGCGCAAACCTTGACCGATAAGGAGTATCAACGCCTGCGGGATGCTTCGATTAAGATTATTCGAGAAATTGGGGTAGAAACCGGGGGATCTAATATTCAGTTTGCCGTGAATCCGGTGGATGGGGATGTGATTGTGATTGAGATGAACCCCCGGGTGTCTCGCTCTTCGGCCTTAGCGTCTAAGGCGACGGGATTCCCCATTGCTAAGTTTGCGGCCAAGTTGGCGGTGGGTTATACGTTAGATGAGATTAAGAACGATATTACTAAACAAACGCCAGCCTCCTTTGAACCGACCATTGATTATGTGGTGACGAAGATTCCCCGCTTTGCCTTTGAGAAGTTCCCCGGCACGAAACCTGTGTTAACCACTCAGATGAAGTCCGTGGGCGAGGCGATGGCGATTGGACGGACGTTTCAGGAGTCGTTCCAAAAGGCGTTACGGTCGCTGGAAACGGGGCGTTTTGGCTTTGGTTGCGATTCCTACGGAACTGAAACCCTCCCCACGCTCTCTCAAGTGCGCGCCACCCTACGAACTCCCAACCCAGAGCGGGTTTTCGGCATCTACGATGCTCTGAAGTTAGGGATGACGGTAGAAGAAATCTTTGAGTTGACGGCTATTGACCCTTGGTTTTTGGATAAATTGTCTCAGTTGTTAGTGACTGAACGGTTTTTGAAACAAACCTCCCTGCCTGAAATCACAGCCGATCAAATGTGGGCGGTCAAACAGCAAGGATTTAGCGATCGCCAGATTGCCGTTGCTACCAAAACTAATGAGGATGAAGTCCGCCGCTACCGTAAAGGACTAGGCGTGATTCCGGTCTATAAAATGGTGGACACCTGCGCCGCAGAATTTGCCGCCACCACCCCCTACTATTACTCCACCTACGAGCGTTCCGAGTCCGAAGTTCTCCCCTCTGACCGCGCCAAAGTGATGATTCTCGGCGGTGGCCCCAACCGTATTGGCCAAGGGATTGAATTTGACTATTGTTGTTGTCATGCCTCCTATGCCTTACGAGACGCAGGTTTTGAAACAATTATGGTCAACTCCAACCCCGAAACCGTCTCCACCGACTATGACACCAGCGATCGCCTGTATTTTGAACCCCTAACCAAAGAAGATGTCTTAAACATCATTGAGGCCGAAAGTCCCCAGGGGATCATTGTGCAGTTTGGCGGTCAAACCCCCCTCAAGTTAGCCGTTCCCCTGCAAAAATTCCTCGAAACCTATCATTCCACCCAAATCTGGGGAACCACCCCCGACTCCATCGACATCGCCGAAGATCGGGAACGGTTCGAGAAAATCCTCCATGAATTGGAGATCAAACAACCGCCCAATGGGATTGCTAGGAGTTATGAAGAGGCACTGGCGATCGCCAATCGCATCACCTACCCCGTCGTCGTGCGTCCCTCCTACGTTCTCGGCGGTCGAGCCATGGAAATCGTCTATTCCGACGAAGAACTAGAACGGTACATGACCTTTGCCGTCCAAGTCGAACCCGACCACCCCATCCTAATTGACAAATTCCTTGAAAACGCCGTAGAGGTTGATGTAGACTCCATCACCGACCACACCGGACAAGTCGTGATCGGCGGCATCATGGAACACATCGAACAGGCAGGCATCCACTCCGGCGACTCCGCTTGTTCCCTCCCCTACACCTCCCTCTCCCCAACCGCCCTAGACACCATTCGCGGCTGGACCGTGCGCATTGCCCAAGCCCTCAAAGTCGTCGGCTTAATGAACATTCAATACGCCGTACAAGGGGATACCGTCTACATCCTAGAAGCCAATCCCCGCGCCTCCCGCACCGTCCCCTACGTCTCCAAAGCCACCGGAGTTCCCTTAGCCCGTATGGCCTCCCTCGTCATGTCCGGGCAAAGCTTGGCAGAACTGAACTTTACCGAAGAACCCCAACTGCGTCACGTAGCCGTTAAAGAAGCCGTCCTGCCCTTTAATAAATTCCCCGGCGCTGACACCTTACTGGGGCCAGAAATGCGCTCCACCGGGGAAGTTATGGGCATTGACCAAACCTTTGGTAAAGCCTTTGCCAAAGCCGAAATCGCCGCCGGGGAAAAACTCCCCCTCTCCGGCACCGTCTTTGTCTCCACCAACGACCGAGATAAACCCCTCGTCGTCCCCATCGTCAAAGACTTTATCGAACTCGGCTTTAAGATCATTGCCACAGCCGGAACCTATCAAGTCTTGAAAGAACAGGGCGTTCAAGCTGAATTAGTGCTAAAACTCCATGAAGGTCGTCCCCACGTCTTGGATGCCATCAAAAACGAGCAAATCCAACTGATTATCAACACCCCCTCCGGTCAAGAAGCACGAGAAGACGGCATCTTAATCCGTCGGACTTGTTTAGCCTACAAAATCCCCCTAATTACCACCCTAGCCGGAGCCAAAGCCACCGTATCCGCGATTCGCATCCTGCAAACTGAACCATTAGGCGTGAAAGCGTTGCAGGATTATATCTACTAG
- a CDS encoding phage tail sheath family protein — translation MARLDYFAPGVYIEEVNRGSRPIEGVPTAIAGFVGFTEDIRGGAEPFKPMLVTTWDQYLQYFGRPNSDGFTDFNAYLPFSVYGWFLNGGGRCWITSIGTQLPGTPAPALAETGTQVNNRRKRPSLRFSLRSDESRSNGNGNGSSITPRSYNEMLAHPTPSLRVRINDSTPKTPEGESPLPDNTGEYFRVIVMDGDTELERYDHLTMNPETDPQVADYVVTAFQESPSLLVTDLSQLGSPLARRPSNGMYEVSPPPFVPSAERFNDSVRGVRDDRTGVQGLFEIDEITILACPDLMRAYEANLINLDQVHGIMDLMVSMCEGAASGDIPNPPNRMVVLDTPPDLYKPQDVSQWLTQEFNRRSQFAALYYPWVLVPNPRNQGRPIAVPPCGHVMGVWSRTDETRGIYKAPANEVPRGVTGLTYDCNFREQELLNPIGINCIRTFPNRGIRIWGSRTLVEPEITEWRYIPVRRLMSYIEKSVELGTQWAVFEPNDEDLWARITRTISDFLTGLWRQGALMGASPSEAFYVKCDEELNTPDTMILGRLYVEVGVAPVRPAEFVIFRFSQWTGQDEG, via the coding sequence ATGGCGAGACTCGATTATTTCGCACCTGGTGTTTATATTGAAGAAGTCAATCGTGGAAGTCGTCCCATTGAGGGTGTTCCGACGGCGATCGCAGGTTTTGTTGGCTTTACCGAAGATATCCGAGGCGGGGCTGAACCCTTCAAACCGATGTTAGTCACCACTTGGGACCAATACCTACAATACTTTGGTCGTCCCAACTCCGACGGCTTCACCGACTTTAACGCCTACCTGCCCTTCTCCGTCTATGGCTGGTTCCTCAACGGAGGCGGACGCTGTTGGATTACCAGCATTGGAACTCAACTCCCCGGCACCCCCGCCCCCGCCCTCGCAGAAACCGGAACCCAAGTCAACAACCGCCGCAAACGCCCCAGCTTGCGCTTTTCCCTGCGTTCTGACGAGTCTAGAAGCAACGGGAACGGCAACGGCAGCAGCATCACTCCCCGTTCCTACAACGAGATGTTAGCCCATCCGACCCCCTCTCTCCGGGTTCGGATTAACGACAGCACCCCCAAAACCCCCGAAGGAGAAAGCCCTCTCCCCGATAACACCGGAGAATATTTCCGCGTCATCGTCATGGATGGGGATACCGAACTAGAACGGTATGATCACCTGACCATGAATCCCGAAACAGATCCCCAAGTGGCGGATTATGTCGTGACAGCCTTCCAAGAGTCCCCCAGCTTACTGGTGACAGACCTCTCCCAACTGGGCAGTCCCTTAGCACGTCGTCCCAGTAACGGAATGTACGAAGTGAGTCCGCCCCCCTTCGTCCCCAGTGCCGAACGCTTTAACGACAGCGTGCGAGGCGTTCGAGACGACCGAACCGGGGTTCAAGGTCTGTTTGAAATTGACGAAATCACCATTCTGGCTTGTCCCGACCTCATGCGGGCTTATGAAGCCAACTTGATCAACCTTGACCAAGTACACGGCATCATGGATTTAATGGTCAGTATGTGCGAGGGAGCCGCCTCTGGGGACATTCCCAACCCCCCCAACCGGATGGTTGTTTTAGACACTCCTCCCGACCTCTACAAACCCCAAGATGTGAGCCAATGGTTAACCCAAGAATTTAACCGTCGCTCCCAATTTGCCGCCCTGTACTATCCTTGGGTTCTGGTACCCAATCCCCGCAACCAAGGACGACCCATTGCGGTTCCCCCCTGTGGTCACGTCATGGGTGTATGGTCCCGCACCGACGAAACCCGGGGCATTTATAAAGCCCCCGCCAACGAAGTCCCCCGAGGGGTTACGGGCTTAACCTATGACTGCAACTTCCGGGAACAAGAACTTTTGAACCCCATTGGGATTAACTGCATTCGCACCTTCCCCAACCGAGGTATCCGCATCTGGGGTTCAAGAACCTTAGTTGAGCCGGAAATCACCGAATGGCGTTATATTCCCGTCCGTCGCTTAATGAGTTACATCGAAAAATCCGTTGAACTCGGCACCCAATGGGCTGTATTTGAACCCAACGATGAAGACCTCTGGGCGCGGATTACTCGCACGATTAGCGACTTCCTGACCGGATTATGGCGGCAAGGGGCGTTAATGGGTGCATCCCCCAGTGAGGCCTTTTATGTGAAGTGTGACGAAGAACTGAACACACCCGACACCATGATTCTGGGTCGTTTGTATGTAGAAGTGGGGGTTGCTCCGGTGCGTCCGGCAGAGTTTGTCATCTTCCGCTTTAGTCAATGGACTGGACAGGATGAAGGTTAA
- a CDS encoding phage tail protein, protein MTDSKFTEILTTSRFYVELKLDGSQDPVDAYFKECKGFKYSQELVEIPEVTPLGWGAAKQGRIVMTKMPGYVKLSNFTLTRSLRTSQTLWNWIKVVQEGNWAKQRRDGSLVIYKTSSKEGARFNFKRAWPVSYKCSDVKADGAELGIEELEIACEEFERVGVTE, encoded by the coding sequence ATGACCGACTCAAAATTCACAGAAATCCTGACAACTTCCCGGTTTTATGTTGAGTTAAAATTAGATGGTTCTCAAGACCCCGTAGACGCTTATTTTAAGGAGTGTAAGGGGTTTAAATATAGTCAGGAGTTGGTAGAAATTCCTGAAGTTACGCCTCTGGGGTGGGGTGCGGCGAAACAGGGGCGAATTGTTATGACGAAAATGCCGGGTTATGTAAAGTTGAGTAATTTCACGTTGACGCGCAGTTTAAGAACGTCTCAAACGCTGTGGAATTGGATTAAGGTGGTGCAGGAGGGGAACTGGGCGAAACAACGCCGGGATGGTTCTTTGGTGATTTATAAAACGAGTTCTAAGGAGGGGGCGAGGTTTAATTTTAAGCGGGCTTGGCCGGTGAGTTATAAGTGTTCGGATGTTAAGGCGGATGGGGCGGAGTTGGGTATTGAGGAGTTAGAAATTGCCTGTGAGGAGTTTGAGCGAGTGGGGGTTACGGAATAG
- a CDS encoding phage tail protein, whose amino-acid sequence MPDTPEYLTLSRFYFELSGGAIGNSQTLLVSKVSGVTITLEAAAEGESLGVSKGAKSETQITVAGTTQSNITLEFVVTRENDILEQWYKSVHPTSMDGGGTDWEKNRASASLVFYAQNGKEGARFNLRDAIPAKYTSTPVSADSTDMFKETVEIAHAGLNRMPPGGSTMNVAPRK is encoded by the coding sequence ATGCCGGATACCCCAGAATATTTAACCCTAAGTCGATTTTATTTTGAACTGAGTGGGGGCGCGATTGGGAATAGTCAAACCTTGTTAGTGTCTAAAGTGAGTGGGGTGACAATTACCCTAGAAGCGGCCGCAGAAGGGGAGTCTCTTGGTGTGAGTAAAGGGGCAAAAAGTGAAACCCAAATTACCGTAGCGGGAACGACTCAAAGTAATATTACGCTGGAATTTGTGGTGACGCGGGAGAATGACATTTTAGAGCAATGGTACAAGTCTGTTCACCCCACCTCAATGGATGGGGGCGGTACAGATTGGGAGAAAAACCGGGCGAGTGCCTCGCTGGTTTTTTATGCCCAAAATGGGAAGGAAGGGGCAAGGTTTAATCTCCGGGATGCGATTCCGGCGAAATATACCTCTACTCCGGTTTCTGCGGATAGTACGGATATGTTTAAGGAAACGGTGGAAATTGCCCATGCGGGATTGAATCGAATGCCTCCGGGTGGTAGCACGATGAATGTTGCTCCTCGGAAGTAG
- a CDS encoding PepSY domain-containing protein, with product MNKRLFRQLHRTLAPIIILPFLITALTGISYRLGKSWLGLSRDQVHWLMTIHEGEYLGPILEPIYVLLNGLGVLFMIGTGTYMVIQSWQPQRWFRPRQKQEEGKNS from the coding sequence ATGAATAAACGTCTATTTCGTCAACTGCACCGCACCCTAGCGCCCATTATTATTTTGCCCTTTTTAATTACCGCACTAACGGGGATCAGCTACCGCCTAGGGAAAAGCTGGTTGGGTTTATCCCGGGATCAAGTCCATTGGCTAATGACGATTCATGAGGGAGAATATCTCGGTCCGATTTTAGAGCCAATTTATGTATTGCTCAATGGTTTAGGCGTGTTATTCATGATTGGTACTGGGACATATATGGTCATCCAGAGTTGGCAACCTCAGCGTTGGTTTCGTCCTCGGCAAAAGCAGGAGGAAGGAAAGAACTCATAA
- a CDS encoding Pvc16 family protein, which produces MIPVVAQALAHLLVAGTSLDSVEQISFHRPENPQTMTRGVNVYFYDLRATEKAGDNAENPPPLTEKDSPQMTTTQTVGQEGVLWFDVSFLVSTYDYTALGAQQLLSESLTLFLRYAQIPHPFLDASIPGFRALPLRVNLETDWVELWKALDLPLRPALCVTVTMPASQISVPVLLDNSLEFMLPHP; this is translated from the coding sequence ATGATTCCAGTCGTTGCCCAAGCCCTAGCCCATCTTTTGGTCGCCGGAACCTCTCTCGACAGTGTGGAGCAAATCAGTTTTCACCGACCGGAGAATCCCCAAACCATGACCCGAGGAGTCAATGTATACTTCTATGATCTTCGTGCCACAGAGAAAGCTGGGGACAACGCAGAGAATCCGCCCCCTTTAACAGAAAAAGACTCGCCTCAGATGACCACGACTCAAACAGTCGGGCAGGAGGGAGTCCTCTGGTTTGATGTTTCGTTTTTAGTTAGTACCTACGACTATACGGCCTTGGGCGCGCAACAATTGCTTTCTGAAAGCTTAACTTTATTTTTGCGTTATGCTCAGATTCCCCACCCCTTTCTAGATGCCAGTATCCCCGGTTTTCGGGCATTACCCTTGAGGGTCAATCTAGAGACGGACTGGGTGGAATTGTGGAAAGCGTTGGATTTGCCTCTGCGTCCTGCCCTCTGTGTCACCGTGACGATGCCTGCTAGCCAGATATCTGTTCCTGTTTTACTGGACAATTCCTTAGAATTCATGCTCCCTCATCCTTGA
- a CDS encoding phage tail protein, giving the protein MATRTTNASKFYIQFTGLDAKPLPIKSVTEVSYEAKVTGGEKPLESTKQGRSNRQTSSGGFDSSPTMTVEAYLCAAEDSSSKVMYNWFNQAMPTSDGGNGDWAGSRRSGSVIVYDPDGKTEILRWNFFNAWVKTYSITDADCTGGELAVESYEFVCEKIVKQFSKLGS; this is encoded by the coding sequence ATGGCCACAAGAACCACTAATGCGAGTAAGTTCTACATTCAATTTACGGGGTTAGATGCAAAGCCTCTGCCGATTAAAAGTGTGACAGAAGTGAGCTATGAAGCTAAAGTCACTGGGGGAGAAAAACCCTTAGAATCGACCAAACAGGGCAGAAGTAACCGTCAAACCAGTTCCGGGGGTTTTGACTCTAGCCCAACTATGACTGTAGAAGCTTATCTTTGTGCCGCAGAAGATAGTTCAAGTAAGGTGATGTATAACTGGTTTAATCAAGCCATGCCCACCAGTGACGGAGGGAATGGAGATTGGGCAGGAAGTCGCAGAAGTGGTTCTGTGATTGTCTACGACCCAGACGGGAAAACCGAAATTCTACGCTGGAACTTTTTTAATGCTTGGGTTAAGACTTATTCGATTACCGATGCAGATTGTACGGGGGGAGAATTAGCGGTTGAGTCCTACGAGTTTGTCTGTGAAAAAATTGTCAAACAGTTTAGTAAATTAGGGTCTTAA